One window from the genome of Natator depressus isolate rNatDep1 chromosome 27, rNatDep2.hap1, whole genome shotgun sequence encodes:
- the STAT3 gene encoding signal transducer and activator of transcription 3 isoform X4 encodes MAQWNQLQQLDTRYLEQLHQLYSDSFPMELRQFLAPWIESQDWAYAASKESHATLVFHNLLGEIDQQYSRFLQESNVLYQHNLRRIKQFLQSRYLEKPMEIARIVARCLWEESRLLQTAATAAQQGGQASHPTAAVVTEKQQMLEQHLQDVRKRVQDLEQKMKVVENLQDDFDFNYKTLKSQGDMQDLNGNNQSVTRQKMQQLEQMLTALDQMRRGIVSELAGLLSAMEYVQKTLADEELADWKRRQQIACIGGPPNICLDRLENWITSLAESQLQTRQQIKKLEELQQKVSYKGDPIVQHRPMLEERIVELFRNLMKSAFVVERQPCMPMHPDRPLVIKTGVQFTTKVRLLVKFPELNYQLKIKVCIDKDSGDVAALRGSRKFNILGTNTKVMNMEESNNGSLSAEFKHLTLREQRCGNGGRANCDASLIVTEELHLITFETEVYHQGLKIDLETHSLPVVVISNICQMPNAWASILWYNMLTNNPKNVNFFTKPPIGTWDQVAEVLSWQFSSTTKRGLSIEQLTTLAEKLLGPGVNYSGCQITWAKFCKENMAGKGFSFWVWLDNIIDLVKKYILALWNEGYIMGFISKERERAILSTKPPGTFLLRFSESSKEGGITFTWVEKDISGKTQIQSVEPYTKQQLNSMSFAEIIMGYKIMDATNILVSPLVYLYPDIPKEEAFGKYCRPESQEHPEATDSGTAPYLKTKFICVTPLSSVRC; translated from the exons ATGGCACAGTGGaaccagctgcagcagctggacaCGCGCTACCTGGAGCAGCTGCATCAGCTGTATAGCGACAGCTTCCCCATGGAGCTCAGGCAGTTCCTGGCCCCCTGGATCGAAAGCCAGGACTG GGCGTACGCCGCCAGCAAGGAGTCCCACGCCACGCTGGTTTTCCACAACCTCCTGGGGGAGATCGATCAGCAGTACAGCCGCTTCCTGCAGGAATCCAACGTCCTCTACCAGCACAACCTGCGCAGGATCAAACAGTTCCTGCAG AGCAGGTACCTGGAAAAGCCGATGGAAATAGCCCGGATCGTGGCTCGGTGTCTCTGGGAAGAATCTCGCTTGCTCCAGACAGCTGCAACCGCGGCCCAG CAAGGCGGGCAGGCGTCGCACCCCACGGCCGCTGTGGTGACGGAGAAGCAGCAAATGCTGGAGCAGCATCTACAGGACGTGCGGAAGCGGGTGCAG GATCTGGAGCAAAAGATGAAGGTGGTGGAGAATCTCCAGGACGACTTTGACTTCAACTACAAGACGCTGAAAAGCCAAGGAG ACATGCAGGACCTGAACGGAAACAATCAGTCTGTCACGCGGCAAAAGatgcagcagctggagcagatGCTGACGGCGCTGGACCAGATGCGCAGA GGGATTGTGAGCGAACTGGCCGGGCTGCTGTCAGCCATGGAGTACGTGCAGAAGACGCTGGCAGACGAGGAGCTGGCTGACTGgaagagaaggcagcaaatcgCCTGTATCGGGGGCCCTCCCAACATCTGCCTGGATCGCCTGGAAAATTG GATCACATCCCTCGCAGAGTCCCAGCTCCAGACGCGGCAGCAGATCAAGAAGCTAGAGGAGCTGCAGCAGAAAGTGTCTTACAAGGGAGACCCGATCGTCCAGCACCGGCCCATGCTGGAGGAGAGGATTGTGGAGCTGTTCAGGAATCTAATGAAAAG TGCCTTCGTGGTGGAGAGGCAGCCCTGCATGCCCATGCACCCGGATCGCCCCCTGGTCATCAAAACTGGCGTGCAGTTCACCACCAAAGTCCG GTTACTCGTCAAGTTTCCTGAGCTGAACTACCAGCTGAAGATCAAAGTCTGCATTGACAA ggaCTCTGGTGACGTTGCCGCGCTCCGGGG gtcCCGGAAGTTTAACATCCTGGGGACAAACACCAAGGTCATGAACATGGAGGAGTCGAACAACGGCAGCCTGTCGGCAGAGTTCAAGCACCTG ACACTGCGGGAGCAGAGGTGTGGCAACGGGGGCAGAGCCAACTGCGAC GCCTCCCTGATCGTCACAGAGGAGCTCCACCTCATCACCTTCGAGACCGAGGTCTATCACCAGGGCCTGAAGATCGACCTGGAG ACCCACTCCCTGCCTGTCGTGGTCATCTCCAACATCTGCCAGATGCCCAATGCTTGGGCGTCCATCCTGTGGTACAACATGCTGACGAACAACCCCAAG AACGTGAACTTCTTCACCAAGCCCCCGATCGGCACGTGGGACCAGGTGGCCGAGGTTCTGAGCTGGCAGTTCTCCTCCACCACCAAGCGGGGCCTCAGCATCGAACAGCTGACCACGCTGGCAGAGAAACTCCTAG GGCCAGGCGTCAACTACTCCGGCTGCCAGATCACGTGGGCCAAGTTCTGCAAG GAAAACATGGCTGGCAAGGGGTTTTCCTTCTGGGTCTGGCTGGACAACATCATCGACCTTGTGAAGAAATACATCCTGGCGCTGTGGAATGAAGG gtacatcATGGGGTTCATCAGCAAGGAGCGGGAGCGTGCCATCCTGAGCACCAAGCCACCAGGCACCTTCCTGCTGCGGTTCAGCGAGAGCAGCAAGGAGGGGGGCATCACCTTCACCTGGGTGGAGAAGGACATCAGCG GGAAAACCCAGATCCAGTCCGTGGAGCCGTACACCAAGCAGCAGCTCAACAGCATGTCGTTCGCGGAAATCATCATGGGCTACAAAATCATGGATGCCACCAACATCCTGGTCTCGCCCCTGGTCTACCTGTACCCCGACATCCCCAAGGAGGAAGCCTTTGGCAAATACTGTCGCCCGGAGAGCCAGGAGCACCCTGAAGCTACGGACTCAG gcacTGCACCATACCTGAAGACCAAGTTCATCTGCGTCACCCC gcTCAGCTCCGTCCGATGCTAG
- the STAT3 gene encoding signal transducer and activator of transcription 3 isoform X1, whose product MAQWNQLQQLDTRYLEQLHQLYSDSFPMELRQFLAPWIESQDWAYAASKESHATLVFHNLLGEIDQQYSRFLQESNVLYQHNLRRIKQFLQSRYLEKPMEIARIVARCLWEESRLLQTAATAAQQGGQASHPTAAVVTEKQQMLEQHLQDVRKRVQDLEQKMKVVENLQDDFDFNYKTLKSQGDMQDLNGNNQSVTRQKMQQLEQMLTALDQMRRGIVSELAGLLSAMEYVQKTLADEELADWKRRQQIACIGGPPNICLDRLENWITSLAESQLQTRQQIKKLEELQQKVSYKGDPIVQHRPMLEERIVELFRNLMKSAFVVERQPCMPMHPDRPLVIKTGVQFTTKVRLLVKFPELNYQLKIKVCIDKDSGDVAALRGSRKFNILGTNTKVMNMEESNNGSLSAEFKHLTLREQRCGNGGRANCDASLIVTEELHLITFETEVYHQGLKIDLETHSLPVVVISNICQMPNAWASILWYNMLTNNPKNVNFFTKPPIGTWDQVAEVLSWQFSSTTKRGLSIEQLTTLAEKLLGPGVNYSGCQITWAKFCKENMAGKGFSFWVWLDNIIDLVKKYILALWNEGYIMGFISKERERAILSTKPPGTFLLRFSESSKEGGITFTWVEKDISGKTQIQSVEPYTKQQLNSMSFAEIIMGYKIMDATNILVSPLVYLYPDIPKEEAFGKYCRPESQEHPEATDSGSTAPYLKTKFICVTPTTCSNTIDLPMSPRTLDSLMQFGNNSEGAEANAGGQFESLTFDMELTPECAASPM is encoded by the exons ATGGCACAGTGGaaccagctgcagcagctggacaCGCGCTACCTGGAGCAGCTGCATCAGCTGTATAGCGACAGCTTCCCCATGGAGCTCAGGCAGTTCCTGGCCCCCTGGATCGAAAGCCAGGACTG GGCGTACGCCGCCAGCAAGGAGTCCCACGCCACGCTGGTTTTCCACAACCTCCTGGGGGAGATCGATCAGCAGTACAGCCGCTTCCTGCAGGAATCCAACGTCCTCTACCAGCACAACCTGCGCAGGATCAAACAGTTCCTGCAG AGCAGGTACCTGGAAAAGCCGATGGAAATAGCCCGGATCGTGGCTCGGTGTCTCTGGGAAGAATCTCGCTTGCTCCAGACAGCTGCAACCGCGGCCCAG CAAGGCGGGCAGGCGTCGCACCCCACGGCCGCTGTGGTGACGGAGAAGCAGCAAATGCTGGAGCAGCATCTACAGGACGTGCGGAAGCGGGTGCAG GATCTGGAGCAAAAGATGAAGGTGGTGGAGAATCTCCAGGACGACTTTGACTTCAACTACAAGACGCTGAAAAGCCAAGGAG ACATGCAGGACCTGAACGGAAACAATCAGTCTGTCACGCGGCAAAAGatgcagcagctggagcagatGCTGACGGCGCTGGACCAGATGCGCAGA GGGATTGTGAGCGAACTGGCCGGGCTGCTGTCAGCCATGGAGTACGTGCAGAAGACGCTGGCAGACGAGGAGCTGGCTGACTGgaagagaaggcagcaaatcgCCTGTATCGGGGGCCCTCCCAACATCTGCCTGGATCGCCTGGAAAATTG GATCACATCCCTCGCAGAGTCCCAGCTCCAGACGCGGCAGCAGATCAAGAAGCTAGAGGAGCTGCAGCAGAAAGTGTCTTACAAGGGAGACCCGATCGTCCAGCACCGGCCCATGCTGGAGGAGAGGATTGTGGAGCTGTTCAGGAATCTAATGAAAAG TGCCTTCGTGGTGGAGAGGCAGCCCTGCATGCCCATGCACCCGGATCGCCCCCTGGTCATCAAAACTGGCGTGCAGTTCACCACCAAAGTCCG GTTACTCGTCAAGTTTCCTGAGCTGAACTACCAGCTGAAGATCAAAGTCTGCATTGACAA ggaCTCTGGTGACGTTGCCGCGCTCCGGGG gtcCCGGAAGTTTAACATCCTGGGGACAAACACCAAGGTCATGAACATGGAGGAGTCGAACAACGGCAGCCTGTCGGCAGAGTTCAAGCACCTG ACACTGCGGGAGCAGAGGTGTGGCAACGGGGGCAGAGCCAACTGCGAC GCCTCCCTGATCGTCACAGAGGAGCTCCACCTCATCACCTTCGAGACCGAGGTCTATCACCAGGGCCTGAAGATCGACCTGGAG ACCCACTCCCTGCCTGTCGTGGTCATCTCCAACATCTGCCAGATGCCCAATGCTTGGGCGTCCATCCTGTGGTACAACATGCTGACGAACAACCCCAAG AACGTGAACTTCTTCACCAAGCCCCCGATCGGCACGTGGGACCAGGTGGCCGAGGTTCTGAGCTGGCAGTTCTCCTCCACCACCAAGCGGGGCCTCAGCATCGAACAGCTGACCACGCTGGCAGAGAAACTCCTAG GGCCAGGCGTCAACTACTCCGGCTGCCAGATCACGTGGGCCAAGTTCTGCAAG GAAAACATGGCTGGCAAGGGGTTTTCCTTCTGGGTCTGGCTGGACAACATCATCGACCTTGTGAAGAAATACATCCTGGCGCTGTGGAATGAAGG gtacatcATGGGGTTCATCAGCAAGGAGCGGGAGCGTGCCATCCTGAGCACCAAGCCACCAGGCACCTTCCTGCTGCGGTTCAGCGAGAGCAGCAAGGAGGGGGGCATCACCTTCACCTGGGTGGAGAAGGACATCAGCG GGAAAACCCAGATCCAGTCCGTGGAGCCGTACACCAAGCAGCAGCTCAACAGCATGTCGTTCGCGGAAATCATCATGGGCTACAAAATCATGGATGCCACCAACATCCTGGTCTCGCCCCTGGTCTACCTGTACCCCGACATCCCCAAGGAGGAAGCCTTTGGCAAATACTGTCGCCCGGAGAGCCAGGAGCACCCTGAAGCTACGGACTCAGGTA gcacTGCACCATACCTGAAGACCAAGTTCATCTGCGTCACCCC AACGACCTGCAGCAATACCATCGACCTGCCCATGTCCCCGCGCACGCTGGACTCGCTCATGCAGTTTGGCAATAACAGCGAGGGAGCGGAGGCCAACGCAGGAGGCCAGTTTG AGTCTCTGACCTTCGACATGGAGCTGACTCCGGAGTGTGCCGCCTCGCCCATGTGA
- the STAT3 gene encoding signal transducer and activator of transcription 3 isoform X2 — protein MAQWNQLQQLDTRYLEQLHQLYSDSFPMELRQFLAPWIESQDWAYAASKESHATLVFHNLLGEIDQQYSRFLQESNVLYQHNLRRIKQFLQSRYLEKPMEIARIVARCLWEESRLLQTAATAAQQGGQASHPTAAVVTEKQQMLEQHLQDVRKRVQDLEQKMKVVENLQDDFDFNYKTLKSQGDMQDLNGNNQSVTRQKMQQLEQMLTALDQMRRGIVSELAGLLSAMEYVQKTLADEELADWKRRQQIACIGGPPNICLDRLENWITSLAESQLQTRQQIKKLEELQQKVSYKGDPIVQHRPMLEERIVELFRNLMKSAFVVERQPCMPMHPDRPLVIKTGVQFTTKVRLLVKFPELNYQLKIKVCIDKDSGDVAALRGSRKFNILGTNTKVMNMEESNNGSLSAEFKHLTLREQRCGNGGRANCDASLIVTEELHLITFETEVYHQGLKIDLETHSLPVVVISNICQMPNAWASILWYNMLTNNPKNVNFFTKPPIGTWDQVAEVLSWQFSSTTKRGLSIEQLTTLAEKLLGPGVNYSGCQITWAKFCKENMAGKGFSFWVWLDNIIDLVKKYILALWNEGYIMGFISKERERAILSTKPPGTFLLRFSESSKEGGITFTWVEKDISGKTQIQSVEPYTKQQLNSMSFAEIIMGYKIMDATNILVSPLVYLYPDIPKEEAFGKYCRPESQEHPEATDSGTAPYLKTKFICVTPTTCSNTIDLPMSPRTLDSLMQFGNNSEGAEANAGGQFESLTFDMELTPECAASPM, from the exons ATGGCACAGTGGaaccagctgcagcagctggacaCGCGCTACCTGGAGCAGCTGCATCAGCTGTATAGCGACAGCTTCCCCATGGAGCTCAGGCAGTTCCTGGCCCCCTGGATCGAAAGCCAGGACTG GGCGTACGCCGCCAGCAAGGAGTCCCACGCCACGCTGGTTTTCCACAACCTCCTGGGGGAGATCGATCAGCAGTACAGCCGCTTCCTGCAGGAATCCAACGTCCTCTACCAGCACAACCTGCGCAGGATCAAACAGTTCCTGCAG AGCAGGTACCTGGAAAAGCCGATGGAAATAGCCCGGATCGTGGCTCGGTGTCTCTGGGAAGAATCTCGCTTGCTCCAGACAGCTGCAACCGCGGCCCAG CAAGGCGGGCAGGCGTCGCACCCCACGGCCGCTGTGGTGACGGAGAAGCAGCAAATGCTGGAGCAGCATCTACAGGACGTGCGGAAGCGGGTGCAG GATCTGGAGCAAAAGATGAAGGTGGTGGAGAATCTCCAGGACGACTTTGACTTCAACTACAAGACGCTGAAAAGCCAAGGAG ACATGCAGGACCTGAACGGAAACAATCAGTCTGTCACGCGGCAAAAGatgcagcagctggagcagatGCTGACGGCGCTGGACCAGATGCGCAGA GGGATTGTGAGCGAACTGGCCGGGCTGCTGTCAGCCATGGAGTACGTGCAGAAGACGCTGGCAGACGAGGAGCTGGCTGACTGgaagagaaggcagcaaatcgCCTGTATCGGGGGCCCTCCCAACATCTGCCTGGATCGCCTGGAAAATTG GATCACATCCCTCGCAGAGTCCCAGCTCCAGACGCGGCAGCAGATCAAGAAGCTAGAGGAGCTGCAGCAGAAAGTGTCTTACAAGGGAGACCCGATCGTCCAGCACCGGCCCATGCTGGAGGAGAGGATTGTGGAGCTGTTCAGGAATCTAATGAAAAG TGCCTTCGTGGTGGAGAGGCAGCCCTGCATGCCCATGCACCCGGATCGCCCCCTGGTCATCAAAACTGGCGTGCAGTTCACCACCAAAGTCCG GTTACTCGTCAAGTTTCCTGAGCTGAACTACCAGCTGAAGATCAAAGTCTGCATTGACAA ggaCTCTGGTGACGTTGCCGCGCTCCGGGG gtcCCGGAAGTTTAACATCCTGGGGACAAACACCAAGGTCATGAACATGGAGGAGTCGAACAACGGCAGCCTGTCGGCAGAGTTCAAGCACCTG ACACTGCGGGAGCAGAGGTGTGGCAACGGGGGCAGAGCCAACTGCGAC GCCTCCCTGATCGTCACAGAGGAGCTCCACCTCATCACCTTCGAGACCGAGGTCTATCACCAGGGCCTGAAGATCGACCTGGAG ACCCACTCCCTGCCTGTCGTGGTCATCTCCAACATCTGCCAGATGCCCAATGCTTGGGCGTCCATCCTGTGGTACAACATGCTGACGAACAACCCCAAG AACGTGAACTTCTTCACCAAGCCCCCGATCGGCACGTGGGACCAGGTGGCCGAGGTTCTGAGCTGGCAGTTCTCCTCCACCACCAAGCGGGGCCTCAGCATCGAACAGCTGACCACGCTGGCAGAGAAACTCCTAG GGCCAGGCGTCAACTACTCCGGCTGCCAGATCACGTGGGCCAAGTTCTGCAAG GAAAACATGGCTGGCAAGGGGTTTTCCTTCTGGGTCTGGCTGGACAACATCATCGACCTTGTGAAGAAATACATCCTGGCGCTGTGGAATGAAGG gtacatcATGGGGTTCATCAGCAAGGAGCGGGAGCGTGCCATCCTGAGCACCAAGCCACCAGGCACCTTCCTGCTGCGGTTCAGCGAGAGCAGCAAGGAGGGGGGCATCACCTTCACCTGGGTGGAGAAGGACATCAGCG GGAAAACCCAGATCCAGTCCGTGGAGCCGTACACCAAGCAGCAGCTCAACAGCATGTCGTTCGCGGAAATCATCATGGGCTACAAAATCATGGATGCCACCAACATCCTGGTCTCGCCCCTGGTCTACCTGTACCCCGACATCCCCAAGGAGGAAGCCTTTGGCAAATACTGTCGCCCGGAGAGCCAGGAGCACCCTGAAGCTACGGACTCAG gcacTGCACCATACCTGAAGACCAAGTTCATCTGCGTCACCCC AACGACCTGCAGCAATACCATCGACCTGCCCATGTCCCCGCGCACGCTGGACTCGCTCATGCAGTTTGGCAATAACAGCGAGGGAGCGGAGGCCAACGCAGGAGGCCAGTTTG AGTCTCTGACCTTCGACATGGAGCTGACTCCGGAGTGTGCCGCCTCGCCCATGTGA
- the STAT3 gene encoding signal transducer and activator of transcription 3 isoform X3 translates to MAQWNQLQQLDTRYLEQLHQLYSDSFPMELRQFLAPWIESQDWAYAASKESHATLVFHNLLGEIDQQYSRFLQESNVLYQHNLRRIKQFLQSRYLEKPMEIARIVARCLWEESRLLQTAATAAQQGGQASHPTAAVVTEKQQMLEQHLQDVRKRVQDLEQKMKVVENLQDDFDFNYKTLKSQGDMQDLNGNNQSVTRQKMQQLEQMLTALDQMRRGIVSELAGLLSAMEYVQKTLADEELADWKRRQQIACIGGPPNICLDRLENWITSLAESQLQTRQQIKKLEELQQKVSYKGDPIVQHRPMLEERIVELFRNLMKSAFVVERQPCMPMHPDRPLVIKTGVQFTTKVRLLVKFPELNYQLKIKVCIDKDSGDVAALRGSRKFNILGTNTKVMNMEESNNGSLSAEFKHLTLREQRCGNGGRANCDASLIVTEELHLITFETEVYHQGLKIDLETHSLPVVVISNICQMPNAWASILWYNMLTNNPKNVNFFTKPPIGTWDQVAEVLSWQFSSTTKRGLSIEQLTTLAEKLLGPGVNYSGCQITWAKFCKENMAGKGFSFWVWLDNIIDLVKKYILALWNEGYIMGFISKERERAILSTKPPGTFLLRFSESSKEGGITFTWVEKDISGKTQIQSVEPYTKQQLNSMSFAEIIMGYKIMDATNILVSPLVYLYPDIPKEEAFGKYCRPESQEHPEATDSGSTAPYLKTKFICVTPLSSVRC, encoded by the exons ATGGCACAGTGGaaccagctgcagcagctggacaCGCGCTACCTGGAGCAGCTGCATCAGCTGTATAGCGACAGCTTCCCCATGGAGCTCAGGCAGTTCCTGGCCCCCTGGATCGAAAGCCAGGACTG GGCGTACGCCGCCAGCAAGGAGTCCCACGCCACGCTGGTTTTCCACAACCTCCTGGGGGAGATCGATCAGCAGTACAGCCGCTTCCTGCAGGAATCCAACGTCCTCTACCAGCACAACCTGCGCAGGATCAAACAGTTCCTGCAG AGCAGGTACCTGGAAAAGCCGATGGAAATAGCCCGGATCGTGGCTCGGTGTCTCTGGGAAGAATCTCGCTTGCTCCAGACAGCTGCAACCGCGGCCCAG CAAGGCGGGCAGGCGTCGCACCCCACGGCCGCTGTGGTGACGGAGAAGCAGCAAATGCTGGAGCAGCATCTACAGGACGTGCGGAAGCGGGTGCAG GATCTGGAGCAAAAGATGAAGGTGGTGGAGAATCTCCAGGACGACTTTGACTTCAACTACAAGACGCTGAAAAGCCAAGGAG ACATGCAGGACCTGAACGGAAACAATCAGTCTGTCACGCGGCAAAAGatgcagcagctggagcagatGCTGACGGCGCTGGACCAGATGCGCAGA GGGATTGTGAGCGAACTGGCCGGGCTGCTGTCAGCCATGGAGTACGTGCAGAAGACGCTGGCAGACGAGGAGCTGGCTGACTGgaagagaaggcagcaaatcgCCTGTATCGGGGGCCCTCCCAACATCTGCCTGGATCGCCTGGAAAATTG GATCACATCCCTCGCAGAGTCCCAGCTCCAGACGCGGCAGCAGATCAAGAAGCTAGAGGAGCTGCAGCAGAAAGTGTCTTACAAGGGAGACCCGATCGTCCAGCACCGGCCCATGCTGGAGGAGAGGATTGTGGAGCTGTTCAGGAATCTAATGAAAAG TGCCTTCGTGGTGGAGAGGCAGCCCTGCATGCCCATGCACCCGGATCGCCCCCTGGTCATCAAAACTGGCGTGCAGTTCACCACCAAAGTCCG GTTACTCGTCAAGTTTCCTGAGCTGAACTACCAGCTGAAGATCAAAGTCTGCATTGACAA ggaCTCTGGTGACGTTGCCGCGCTCCGGGG gtcCCGGAAGTTTAACATCCTGGGGACAAACACCAAGGTCATGAACATGGAGGAGTCGAACAACGGCAGCCTGTCGGCAGAGTTCAAGCACCTG ACACTGCGGGAGCAGAGGTGTGGCAACGGGGGCAGAGCCAACTGCGAC GCCTCCCTGATCGTCACAGAGGAGCTCCACCTCATCACCTTCGAGACCGAGGTCTATCACCAGGGCCTGAAGATCGACCTGGAG ACCCACTCCCTGCCTGTCGTGGTCATCTCCAACATCTGCCAGATGCCCAATGCTTGGGCGTCCATCCTGTGGTACAACATGCTGACGAACAACCCCAAG AACGTGAACTTCTTCACCAAGCCCCCGATCGGCACGTGGGACCAGGTGGCCGAGGTTCTGAGCTGGCAGTTCTCCTCCACCACCAAGCGGGGCCTCAGCATCGAACAGCTGACCACGCTGGCAGAGAAACTCCTAG GGCCAGGCGTCAACTACTCCGGCTGCCAGATCACGTGGGCCAAGTTCTGCAAG GAAAACATGGCTGGCAAGGGGTTTTCCTTCTGGGTCTGGCTGGACAACATCATCGACCTTGTGAAGAAATACATCCTGGCGCTGTGGAATGAAGG gtacatcATGGGGTTCATCAGCAAGGAGCGGGAGCGTGCCATCCTGAGCACCAAGCCACCAGGCACCTTCCTGCTGCGGTTCAGCGAGAGCAGCAAGGAGGGGGGCATCACCTTCACCTGGGTGGAGAAGGACATCAGCG GGAAAACCCAGATCCAGTCCGTGGAGCCGTACACCAAGCAGCAGCTCAACAGCATGTCGTTCGCGGAAATCATCATGGGCTACAAAATCATGGATGCCACCAACATCCTGGTCTCGCCCCTGGTCTACCTGTACCCCGACATCCCCAAGGAGGAAGCCTTTGGCAAATACTGTCGCCCGGAGAGCCAGGAGCACCCTGAAGCTACGGACTCAGGTA gcacTGCACCATACCTGAAGACCAAGTTCATCTGCGTCACCCC gcTCAGCTCCGTCCGATGCTAG